From one Zhongshania sp. R06B22 genomic stretch:
- a CDS encoding SLC13 family permease: MNTKSKIHTASPPTLALIIGPALLLLTLLFPAPAGMNHQAWLALGAALWMAIWWATEAVPIPVTSLLPLILVPVLGIAEVADLADAYANGIIFLFLGGFLLGLAMQRWELHRRIALNILLAVGQQPRRQIAGFMIATAFLSMWVSNTATSIMMLPISLSVIGFLPQGDDGERRRFSVALLLAIAYSASIGGIATLIGTPPNAMLAAYLHDNHDISIGFGQWMIIGLPVALSMLLFTWWWLCRKGFGGLETVGSRDLIDAELKKLGPLSGAEARVLLIFLATAAAWVFRPLINDYLPGVSDTVIAMTAGLLLFTVRSGGTESTALLDWQTAEKLPWGVLLLFGGGLALATMIKSSGLAEWLAQNFSLLNAWPMFAVVLVIVAVTIFLTEITSNTATTATFLPLLGALAVAQSVSPMLFVIPAAIAASCAFMMPVATPPNAVIFGSGELRIKDMMHAGLLLNLFGIVAVTGLGYLIVVMMFLPS, from the coding sequence ATGAATACTAAGTCAAAAATACATACCGCCTCGCCGCCAACACTCGCCCTTATTATCGGCCCAGCTCTATTGCTTCTAACATTGCTATTCCCCGCACCGGCGGGCATGAATCACCAGGCCTGGTTGGCGCTTGGTGCCGCTTTATGGATGGCAATTTGGTGGGCGACAGAGGCGGTGCCCATTCCTGTCACGTCGCTGCTGCCCTTGATCTTGGTACCGGTGTTGGGTATAGCCGAGGTGGCTGATCTCGCTGATGCCTATGCTAATGGCATTATCTTTTTATTCTTGGGTGGCTTTTTGTTGGGTTTGGCCATGCAGCGTTGGGAGCTACATCGCCGTATTGCCCTGAATATCTTGCTCGCTGTTGGTCAGCAGCCGCGTCGGCAGATTGCGGGATTTATGATTGCCACGGCTTTTTTGAGCATGTGGGTAAGCAATACTGCCACCAGTATTATGATGCTACCCATCAGCTTGTCGGTAATCGGATTTTTGCCCCAAGGTGATGACGGGGAACGCCGGCGTTTTTCAGTGGCCCTGCTGCTAGCAATTGCTTACAGCGCCAGTATTGGGGGCATCGCTACCTTAATTGGCACGCCCCCAAATGCCATGCTGGCGGCTTATTTACATGATAATCATGATATTAGTATTGGCTTTGGTCAGTGGATGATAATCGGCCTGCCGGTGGCCTTGAGCATGTTGTTGTTCACGTGGTGGTGGCTGTGTCGCAAGGGTTTTGGCGGTTTGGAAACCGTGGGTAGTCGCGACCTGATAGACGCTGAATTAAAAAAGCTGGGACCACTAAGTGGCGCTGAGGCGCGGGTACTGCTAATTTTCTTGGCTACCGCAGCGGCCTGGGTCTTCCGGCCCCTGATAAATGATTATCTACCCGGCGTGAGCGACACGGTGATCGCGATGACGGCAGGGTTGCTGTTATTTACAGTGCGATCCGGCGGTACAGAGTCCACGGCCCTGCTGGACTGGCAAACCGCCGAAAAATTACCCTGGGGTGTATTGCTGCTTTTTGGAGGCGGACTGGCCTTGGCGACTATGATCAAAAGCTCGGGCCTCGCCGAGTGGTTGGCGCAGAATTTCTCCCTACTAAATGCCTGGCCGATGTTTGCGGTGGTGTTGGTGATAGTGGCGGTGACTATTTTCTTAACCGAAATTACCAGTAACACGGCCACTACAGCTACCTTCCTACCCTTGCTTGGGGCTTTGGCGGTGGCGCAGTCGGTGTCACCTATGCTGTTTGTCATTCCCGCGGCGATCGCGGCCTCATGTGCCTTTATGATGCCGGTGGCTACGCCGCCGAATGCAGTAATTTTCGGCAGTGGTGAGCTGCGCATAAAAGACATGATGCATGCAGGACTCTTACTGAACCTATTCGGCATCGTGGCGGTCACTGGTTTAGGCTATCTTATTGTTGTGATGATGTTTTTACCAAGCTGA
- a CDS encoding LysR family transcriptional regulator translates to MINVIWLRSFCQLVEIGHFTRTAERLHMTQSGVSQHISKLEEQLGLALLDRQGKQFSLTDAGERLYAEARVIIESLSNLEQRVGDDPAYEGEVRVMSPGSVGLKLYGNLLDLQERSKLVIDYRFAPNADIESAIADRDIDIGLMTKSSMLAELDCQAIAEEALLLVTPATVSEPSWIDLMTLGFIDHPDGAYHAASLLAANYSEFQHSNLLTKKGFSNQISLILEPVCRGLGFTVLPAHAVAAFPRPELIKTHRLSRPVSEIIYLAVRRDKPIAKRVTTVINEIKKWL, encoded by the coding sequence ATGATAAACGTTATTTGGCTGCGGAGTTTTTGCCAGCTCGTCGAGATAGGGCATTTCACCCGCACCGCTGAACGCCTGCACATGACTCAATCCGGCGTAAGCCAGCACATCAGTAAACTTGAGGAGCAGCTGGGCTTGGCTTTGCTCGACCGTCAAGGCAAGCAGTTCTCACTGACGGATGCAGGTGAGCGTCTCTACGCTGAGGCGCGGGTGATTATTGAGTCTTTATCGAATTTGGAGCAGCGCGTAGGTGACGACCCAGCCTATGAAGGCGAGGTAAGAGTGATGTCTCCCGGGAGCGTGGGCCTTAAGCTTTACGGCAACCTGCTGGACTTACAAGAACGTAGCAAGCTTGTTATTGATTACCGATTTGCGCCGAATGCAGATATTGAGAGCGCCATTGCCGATCGTGATATTGATATTGGCCTAATGACGAAATCCTCAATGCTGGCGGAGCTTGACTGTCAGGCTATTGCCGAAGAAGCGCTACTGTTAGTTACCCCGGCTACAGTTTCTGAGCCAAGCTGGATTGATTTAATGACCCTCGGATTTATAGATCACCCCGACGGCGCCTATCACGCCGCGTCGCTACTCGCCGCCAATTACTCTGAATTTCAACACAGTAATTTACTTACCAAGAAAGGCTTCTCAAATCAGATCAGCCTGATTCTGGAGCCCGTCTGTCGAGGCCTGGGATTCACGGTTTTGCCTGCCCATGCGGTAGCGGCCTTTCCAAGACCGGAGCTTATTAAAACCCATCGACTTTCCCGCCCGGTGAGCGAGATTATTTACCTTGCTGTTAGGCGTGATAAACCCATCGCCAAACGGGTGACCACGGTAATCAATGAAATAAAGAAATGGCTTTAA
- a CDS encoding lactoylglutathione lyase family protein: MSNVYPRNFSHIGISVPDLDKAVEFYTQVMGWYLIMKPTEIVEDDSAIGEMCSDVFGAGWGSFRIAHLSTGDRIGVELFQFKNQSNPKDNFEYWKTGVFHFCVQDPNLEDLAERIVAAGGKQRMSKPRYYYPGEKPYRMIYMEDPFGNIVEIYSHSYELVYGAGAY; the protein is encoded by the coding sequence ATGAGCAATGTATACCCTAGAAATTTTTCCCACATCGGTATTTCAGTACCCGACTTGGACAAGGCCGTCGAATTCTATACTCAGGTCATGGGTTGGTATTTGATTATGAAACCCACCGAAATAGTTGAGGACGACAGCGCCATTGGTGAAATGTGCAGCGATGTGTTCGGGGCTGGCTGGGGTAGCTTTCGTATAGCCCATCTATCCACGGGCGACCGCATTGGTGTCGAGCTTTTTCAATTCAAAAATCAGAGTAATCCCAAAGATAACTTTGAGTATTGGAAAACAGGTGTCTTCCACTTCTGTGTGCAGGACCCAAACTTAGAAGATCTGGCCGAACGCATAGTGGCCGCGGGTGGTAAACAAAGAATGTCGAAACCGCGCTACTACTATCCCGGTGAAAAACCCTATCGCATGATCTATATGGAAGATCCTTTTGGCAATATTGTAGAGATATACAGTCATAGCTACGAGCTGGTGTATGGCGCAGGTGCCTACTGA